The proteins below come from a single Aegilops tauschii subsp. strangulata cultivar AL8/78 chromosome 6, Aet v6.0, whole genome shotgun sequence genomic window:
- the LOC109758166 gene encoding protein FAR1-RELATED SEQUENCE 5-like, with protein sequence MAYFDEKAREDPDFFYRIRLDDEDRVRNMYWVDGAARRAYKHFRDCISFDATSLTNMYKMPCAPFIGINNHNQSLQFGCGLVRNEDTDGYVWLFKTFLECMGGLAPMNIITDQDFSMRAGIEEVFPLAVHMHCRWHIIKKAEETLGPFFADRPDLHKAFELCVDHSLTVEEFERGWMAMIETYQVQDHETLASLWEKRMYWVPAYFMQCFFPFLQTTQRSEGFNAVLKRYVSPGNSLLQFAKQYTALQQKILGSKLQQEANTALKQPKLLTYLPMERQMSKIYTNTIFNK encoded by the coding sequence ATGGCCTACTTCGATGAGAAAGCGAGGGAAGATCCAGATTTCTTCTACAGGATAAGATTGGACGATGAGGACCGTGTCAGGAACATGTATTGGGTGGATGGTGCTGCAAGAAGAGCCTACAAACATTTCCGAGATTGCATTTCATTCGACGCGACATCTCTCACTAATATGTACAAGATGCCATGCGCTCCATTCATAGGAATAAATAACCACAATCAGTCATTGCAGTTCGGATGTGGGCTCGTTCGGAACGAAGACACGGATGGGTACGTTTGGCTTTTCAAGACCTTCTTGGAGTGCATGGGTGGACTTGCTCCGATGAACATAATAACAGACCAGGATTTTAGCATGCGTGCAGGCATAGAGGAGGTCTTTCCGTTGGCAGTGCACATGCACTGCAGGTGGCACATTATAAAGAAGGCTGAGGAGACACTAGGACCGTTCTTTGCTGACCGTCCAGACCTGCACAAGGCATTCGAGCTGTGCGTGGACCACAGCTTGACGGTGGAGGAGTTTGAAAGGGGCTGGATGGCTATGATTGAAACATATCAAGTCCAAGACCACGAGACGCTTGCTAGCTTGTGGGAGAAGCGAATGTACTGGGTGCCGGCCTACTTCATGCAGTGCTTCTTCCCGTTTCTGCAGACTACACAACGCAGTGAGGGGTTCAATGCTGTTTTGAAACGGTACGTGAGCCCTGGAAACTCATTACTACAGTTTGCCAAGCAGTACACTGCTTTGCAACAAAAAATATTGGGATCCAAGCTACAGCAAGAAGCAAACACCGCGCTCAAGCAGCCAAAATTGCTAACGTATTTACCAATGGAGAGGCAGATGAGCAAGATATACACCAACACGATTTTTAACAAGTAA